Genomic segment of Vitis riparia cultivar Riparia Gloire de Montpellier isolate 1030 chromosome 19, EGFV_Vit.rip_1.0, whole genome shotgun sequence:
TTCTTAATACACTTATATATTCATGTAGTAGATCTAAAggcaagaaatttataaaaataaaaataaaaatctttatatGCACTAATGCATATGAGAATCAGGAAAACATAATTATAGAAAAAGTATAACACTCTTTTAACAGTGTacgagaaagaagaaaaaaagtggaACCccttaaaataggaaaaaggcTGCATTGCAAATCCACAACATATTGTTGATATCATGCTTGAATTAGAGAGAGTAACAATAGTTTATGAATCAGCCATCTTTGCTAGTCTGTGTCTCAAGCAAGCCCCTAGGTTGTAGTTCCATATACTATTAGATAAAACCTGATATGCAATAAGCCTCATCATTTCAACCACTTTTCTAACCACAGGATTTACATATAGTCAAGCTGACCCTTTCATGTTTATGTGCACTCATAACACAATTGTAGGAAATTTAGAAATCTTAGGCCAATCTTCATCCTTTTCCTTTGGGCACATTTCTAAATAAGtgtcaacaattataaattatgagTTTTGTAAAATGCTTGTAAGCACATACGTTCTCATAGTGGTTTCAATTcaaagtcatcaacaatttgaaGCCCCAAAAGTAGAGACAACTTCTAAGGCTTTAAGGGTTGTGAGATAGAGATTTTAGGTTACCATAGCTGTAAAATAGGGAGAAATGAGGTGTGGTAGAAATGTCCACGACAATCCTCAAGTTCTAGTTACTTTAGAGAGATGAGGTTACAAATACTAGAAAGATATTAGTCTATGAAAATCTGCACTTTCCAGTTGCTTTATGGAGGTGAGGTAGCATTTAAATTTGCAACAATAGTTAACccaataaattttgtaaacattttTAGAATGCAAACTCTAAATAACAAGATCATACCTTGATTTATAACCATCAAAGTAAAAAGGACTAGCAATTCATATCTTTGAAGATACGAACCTCCAAATTTACTAAtctaatgattttataaaaaagatgGAGACAgaacaaatattacataattacTTTATCAATATTACATAATTACTTTTTCCACCAACTATTGATTAACATAATTACACTCTTGATAGGAATTGCAAATGTCATTGCAATATACTTGGTTATTGTGTTAATTCAtatgtgaatttaaaaaaataaaaaaataaaaagtcacaGGAACCAGAGTAAAATGTTCTTAATAAAttgataggaaaataaaatgatgcAACCTTCAAAAGCAAGGAGAGGATTGGAATTGTAGGCTCAAATTTAATAGAGCAAAAATTTTGAATACCACTAGAAGCATTGCCATCAAGTACATATGAATAATAGCAAGCTTCCAAAGAAGCTGAAATATGTAGGAAAATAGTAATTAGGTCAACCATGATCTTTTCCTAAACTTTTAAAATGCAAAAAGCTAAAGTAATGATGGATTTGCTTACATTATATTAGGTGTAAAGCACACATGATACTTTGGACAACAAAAAGAACATCAAACTTTTTTGGCTCCAATTTTTCCCTTCATATGCAATGAAATTTTCTCTTCAAGTGTGCTCATGCATGGGAATCAATTGAACAGGATATCTTCTGATAACATAGATTGTAatttaatgagaaaatgaagctATCAAACATAGGAAGAGATTCATGGACTTGGAATATATTGTAGATGACATAATTAAAAAGCCCATGAGTCCATGAATTAGTCATCCATTTCTAGTCAGTATCAATATTGGGAAAATAAGATTGTTGAGAGGCACATCTTTCTGGtagtagtgattttaattcatgatAGACCACTATTTGAAGTTCATTAAGAAATATGAGGCGGTTTATTGCTAAACCAGAATAGTAAacgattttttaaatttccaaaatggtAACGTGATGAAACCTCAATAGTAGAGACAATTAACTTAAGTTTCTAATTCCTTGGGATTGGCATGACAACCTCATCCTCTTTATATAAATGATGAGGCTCTCTGCAACATTCATTTTAAACTCTTAAGATGAAATAGAGTATAGAATCCATTGATAAAAAGACATTATGTTATCGCATCTCTGAATTTTCAAATACTTGAAAAAGTCAAGTATGCTAGCCACTGATACAAAAATACTAGTCTAAGCAAACCCTTAATTTCTAGTTACTAAAGAAAGTCAAATGTCTAAGCTCCATGCTTATCCTTCTTTGCAttgatttgaaaacaattatgtcTACAATAACATAAACTATGAAAtttctcaaatatgaaaaatgcacaaaaaaatGGACTTCTGTTTTGTCTGTGCTAATAAACACAGAGCAAATACAATGGGAAGCATTGTACAAAATTTCTGCTCTACTTGTTGTTGTCCTACTCAATGTGTCagtatgagaattaaaaaacaaaattttagcaTGACACTTTTAAGCAATCAATATCAAGATAAAGGATGATGTAGCTATTAATAGTGGGAAGAGGGTTATGGCAGATTGCACATCTGAATTTAAAAGGGAGTAGATGTCTTTCCTACATACATTCGCCATCTAGCATATATGAATTTTTGGGCCATGAAAAATCCTTTGACCAAACTAAACTTCTGGCAGTGATTTTATGCTGGGGAATTGAAGAATACAGGTAGTGATTTCAAGGTGGGCCAAGCAATAATCACAAACTTCTTAAGTAAGGTGGATCTGCTATAGTAACTAGATCAAGGTCAAtcaataaaatacaattttatacCGGCAGTGGAAATCTTTAAGGTATAAGCCTTTCATAAATGGATAAGGGCCAAACAtgcaacaaaaacaaattttgctttatatgataatataataaactttttctttacataaataatcaaaatagaATTCATGTTATGACAAGATATTGATtgtaaaaatactaaaaacgaAGGCataaaagaatgagaagaaagGTTCGTTGCAGACCTGAAATGGATTCCTGCATCAGTCCATTCATGAACTAAAGGTTCTGGATGAGGCATGAGCAATCTTGGGCTGTTCTTGATCCCGTCTTTCGAATAAATATGGACAATGAATGAATTCGACTACGTGGAGGTTTGTGAGGGAACGCATCTCTTCCGGCAGTGATGTCAATTTAGGGCATTCACTAATTCGAAGCTTTTCAAGTGAGGAGAGGTTGCCTATCCAATTTGGTAACGTTGTCAAACCAGACCAATCGTGAATTGTGAGACTCTTGAGGATTCTAAGAGAGCGCAATTCTTCTGGCAATGATGTCAATTCAGGGCAAGGACCAATTTCGAGATCAGTTAACGAGGTGAGGCTGCCTATCCAATCTGACATTGTCAAACCAGACCAGTCGCGAAGTGTGAGACTCTTGAGGATTCCAAGAGAACGTAGTTCTTCTGGCAATGATGTAAATTGAGAGCAAGAACCAATTTCAAGGTCAGTCAGTGAGGTGAGGCTACCTATCCAGTTTGGTAATGATGCCAAACCACAAGAGTAGTCAATTGAGAGTGAATGTAGGTTGGTGAGGGAGCGCATCTCTTGGGGCAATGATGTCAATTCAGGGCAGTATCTGATTCCAAGCTCTGTAAGTGAGGTGAGGTTGCCTATCCAGTGTGGTATTGTTGCCAAACGAGAGCAGTCccaaattttgagagtttggaGAGTGGAAACATGTTGACGAAGCTCGTCTGGCAGAGACCTTAAATCATCTATGCTTTCAACAGACACAGACTCCAATGAAGCAGTAGCCAACATCAACTCCCGTAGTACCACCTCTTTGACTTTACATAGGTACAGCTTCTCAAGGCAGGGAGAtggagaaaatagtaaagatgTCAGTTGGGGGCAATTCCTGATGTCTAAACTAGAAAGAAGAGGAGAATGAGGCAGTAGTACGGATGTCAGCTTATGGCATTCTTCAATCTCTAACTTGGAAAGAAGAGGAGATGAATGCAGTTCCAAGGATGCCAAGTCACCACAATACCAGATATATAATTGCGAAAGAAGAGGAGAAGGAGGCAGTCGCAGGGATGTCAGCTTAGGACATTGTGTAATGTTTAACTTGGAAAGAAGAGGAGATGAATGCAGTTCCAAGGATGCCAACTCATCACAATTTCTGAGTGTTAATTCTAAAAGACGAGGAAATGAAGGTGGGTGTGTTGGAGATAAGTCCCTCCTCCACAACTCCTTTAACTTTGGCATGCGCTCGAGTCTGAGGTACTCAAGTGATGGGAAGAATGGCCCTCCGGATGAACAGTAGTCCATGTACTCTAACTTATGGCATTCTGTAATCTCTAACTTGGAAAGAAGAGGAGATGAATGCAGTTCCAAGGATGCCAACTCATCACAATTTCTGAGTGTTAATTCTAAAAGACGAGGAAATGAAGGTGGGTGTGTTGGAGATAAGTCCCTCCTCCACAACTCCTTTAACTTTGGCATGCAGTTGAGTCTGAGGTACTCAAGTGATGGGAAGAATGGCCCTCCGGATGAACAGTACTCCATGTACTCCACCTTTTCTAAAAGCCAAAGATTCAGAGACTTGAGGTGAGGGAGTTCAACAAATGATGGTAGAATCTGGCATCCTGAACAactttccaaattaattttgatgAGGTTAGGGAGTATGCAACTCAACCCACCATTCATCATCCAACTTGGAAACACCCTACCTTCATATCCTGTTATAAAAAGCTCCTTCAGGTTTCGATGTGGCCGTAGGCCTACCATCACTGACTCAGCATCCTCACCGGACTGAGCTTCTTCACCATATGACCATTCTAATCTCAAGGACTCAATGTATTGTTTTTCCCCCAAATTTGCTTCCTCGGATTCTACGTTAGCATCCCTTACGTTTCCAAGCTTTTCAATCCGTAGCTTTCCTCGAAGGTTGTTCAGCCTTTTCAATTCACTCAATCTGCCAACTTTACTCCCAGTTCCAATAACAAACAGTGGTAGGCTTTCAAGCAAAGTCAACCTCCCTATCCCACATGGCATATAACTCAAACTTCGACACCAATCATTCTCCAAGTGCCTAAGATTAATCAATTCCCTTGTGTCTTTGGGAAATTCTTTTAGCTTTCTACAACCAGTAAGTTTTAATGTTTGCAAATTATATAACCTTGTAATAGCATTTGGGAGTACCTTGAAATCACACCATGAAAGATTGAGATATCTTAGATGACTCAATTTACCTATAGATTTTGGTATCTTTTTTGCAACGGTTTGATTTAGGCTCAACACACGGGAACACTTAAAATTTGGAATAAGTGTAGTACTGCAAATTGAATTATCAATTCCAGTCCatttatcaaatttcaaaatgaaaatggtcCTTGTGTGTTTCAAATCCTTCCAATGGATATTGGACATCTTAAAGAATGACACATGATAAACTCTTTCTGATATCTTCTCTTTCTCCacgttttcttttaaaaagaggACTTCAGATCCAACAATAGATTGTGCAAGATCATGAATAAGATCATGCATTTTACAACTTGATATATTATCATCAACATCTTTTTTAGCCACCTCTAATAATGATCTTGACAATAATTCTTTGAAATATTGATTTCCTACATCTGAAGTTTGAATATAGCCCTGTGCCATCCATAATTGCACCAACAtgtttttctcaatttcatagTCTTTTGGAAATAACGCACAATAAGTAAAACATGGCTTCAAATAGATTGGCAAATCATTGTAGCTTAACCTCAACACTGATAAAACATTATCATTTTCAGCTCCTAGTGATAGcaaatttccattattttttatggacaGCCAATGACTTTCTTCTGGTTTCAGGCGCAATATTGTTCCCAATGTTTTGATGACAAGCGGAACTCCCTTACACATATTTACAATTTCTTTTCCCATTTCCACAAACTTTGGATGCACTTTCTTTGGTTCTTCTGTGaatgctatttttgaaaataaatcccAAGCCAGGGTGTCTTTCAACCCTTGCAACAAAAAGGGAGAATTAATTCCCATTATTGATGCGACTTTACTATGTCGGGTGGTCACCAAAATTTTACTTCCCCTTCCAACAACCATCAACAAACTTTTCAGTCGATCCCATTCTTCAGAATTTTCATTCCAAACATCGTCCAGCACTAGCAAGCATCTCTTTTCACTAATTTTTTCATGAAGGAGATTTTTTAAACCATTCAACTCCAACCTTTCTACATCTTGCTCACACACttcttttaagatttttttaaccAACGACTTCACATCAAAATTATCAGAAACACAAACCCATATTCTGGGCTCAAAATATTGCACCACTGTCTCAGCATTGTACACCAACTGGGCAAGGGTGGTCTTACCCAACCCCCCAATCCCAACAATGGCAACCATGGAAAGAATTTCTTGATTATCAGATGACACCAACGACTTTATTATCTCCTCTTTGGTTTCTTCTCTTCCCACAATTTCAGAGGTCAACACAAATGAGTGAGTCTCTCTCCAACTACTCTCCACCTCCCTCTGAACTATGTTCCCTTGAACAAGATTTAGCAGATTCATTTGTTCTACAATTTCATCTATCCTTTCTTTAATATCCTTGAGTCTATGACTCATCTTACAACGAAATACAAGCTGATTTGAAGATGAGAAGAAGTCACTGACCTGCCTTGCTACTCCTCCACGCTGCAGCTGAAGCGTCTCAAAGTCATCCAACAAGTCATCGGCATCATACACAACATCTTTGAGCCTCCTCACCCAAGCTTTTACTCCATCGCTCTCCTCCTGCCTCTTCTCAGCATCAACCAGTACACCCCTGATGGCGTCCAGTTTCTCCGTAAGCTTCGTTAACTCTTTTGCCACACCAAACGCAGATCCAATTTGTCGAAAAGCCAAGGAGCCTAACTTGGTTAAAACGTCAGCTATAATATTGAATGGGATTTGTTCAGCCATTTTTTGGAAGAACTCAAACTACAGAACGCCAACAAAGTATGGTAGGAGAAGGAGTTGAGAGAATTGTAAGAGAGAATACCACCAGACAAGCAGTGATGATATACAGAGAGCTAGTGAGAGGATAATAGAAGAAGATGCAGTGGGCCTAATATGATATACTTTGATTAGTCAAAAAGCAATGTGAACTTATCATATGCTCATCAAATAATTTCTAGAAAGAGATTTCAATGTATTATGGTTATAAATAAATACGAGGCACATGCTcttcaaatttatgatttttaggCATGCATTTTTACATCACATTAcgacattattttatattgattagTTATACTCCTTCTATTAAGGATGAATTAAGATaagataattatatatataattggtcACTTGTTAAAGCTCAAATAAATTGgtgattttatataaataaaataaaataaatattgatgattgaattttatgaatagaaattaatcaaaaacttatgaaatattaaaaatattttaaaaaataagcaatGAAGTAATAACACAGATGTGGAAGTACATGATAAACCACATAAAATTATAtccaatgaaatcaaatattaaactaatgtttaaattgaattaattaattatagggTTATCAATaagtaaataagtaaataattaaatttataataatgaagCATAAacaatgaatttaaatttaatattaaaaaaattgaattaatactCAAATTGAACCATAGTCATAATTTATAACAATATTAATTTAGTGACATACGTTAAGTAGTGGTTGACGTTGATTCGTAATAAATCTGCAGCAGCTTCAACAGtctcaaaattataaaattttgagagaaataagaaaaattttgatGCAATTAATACGAGTTGTGcctcaaaattataaaattttgagagaaaatgagaaaaaaaaaatcgatgcAATAATTAATACGAGATCAGGAAGGCTTTCAAGTGGAATGGAGAGGAAACGGAATAGAGATGAAGTATTTCTACTGGGAATCACAATAGCCATTGGGAAATGTGTTTGATTGTTGGATCACATTGAGATCGAAATCTGACCGTTGGATCATGAAGTAGCCGTTGAAAACCGTTCCTGACCATTGGATGGTATCAGGGATCAATACGGCCGTTGGGCCAACGTCTCTTTTGCGTGTAACAAAACACGTTTTTCCCTTTCATTGTGCGTGCATGTCAGCGTTCACATGccacattaatttttattttttaatgctttGAAATCATAATAAAGCATTTGAAGGACAAAAAGGTAAAATCATCCAAGTGGGAAAAATAAGAAGGTGAACAGAAGATGGGATTCCATTATACATTATGTACACAAACATGTTGATGGAATCATACAAGAAATTAAGCTTGTCAAGACtcctcttttattattattattattattattatttgacatATGTATCAATgacattttgacaaaaatattatttatttttaaaatatttagtaaaatatgataattttagcATTCTTTCCTAagctacaattttttttttaattatcatcttAAAAAGCAATTTCCATATTCAATTGAAAATTCAActttcaattgaattttttttcaactacaatatatttaaaaatattttttcaattatcatattttaatttttttttttttttagattatgaTATTCTTTCAAATCTCATGTATTAACGctagtttaaaaattaagtaaatttaaaatctcataCAAAATACTATGATTCTTGACCATAAATAAGGTTAATTCTCAAGAAAACgatcttttttcaattttgagtGGGGATGGGAAAAAGGTAAATTGAATTGACGTTGatctcatcaaatcaatttgattttttttttttatataaaactttaaattttataaaattaatttaagaaaaaattaattaaaattttcaatttaatttattactttaaaggttcaataaaaagatattaaatattAGTCCAAAAACTCTGTATCAATtgtaatatcataaataattataaaactaacaaagtcatttttaaattattattagataaattaataaaaatatattaatgttaCTTGTAAGTTGTAATTGTAattactattaattttttttacattttgcttgagtatgataaaattaagtatatcaaattcaattctataaatatattaatattctatattttatttaatgtatgTTAACACCCATGTGCTCGAAATCAATATTCTCTTGCAAATCCATACGTACACATGTTACTCCAatcaaaaatacaaaataaataaaataaaaataatgatattggtccaaacaaataaaatcactatataccatttcattattcttattttacatcaaataaatttgtttaaattaacttGAAATGTATTTTCagcataatttatatatttatttatgtatttaatttaCTTGTTTGACTCTTTTTGAAGCTTCAATCTTAAAATTCCTTAACTTATTTTAGAGTTGATTAAATATGATAAGTTTATGATGATGAGTGACACATATtcgtatttttataaatataatgttATGATTTTGTGAAAATATATGCATTTTCTAATGATCATTTGtctatataatttaaataacttttagtttataaattcttataataataaattttgaatattatgaaGATGGAAAATTCAGTGAATAAATACAAGAATATATCCGAAAAAAAACATTAGCTTTGCAAACACAATAATGTGAATAGTTGAATTCAAATGGAGTGGTTCAGATATgttaaaaagaacaaataagTCTCTAGTGTTTGGACTTTGGGTTCTCTCCACCTTCTTTTTCAACATATATATTTGGGTTTAATTATGgattcgattttttttttcttttttcatttgaaggaaaagtagtatattttttttattatttatgagtAAAAAATAGCTTCTGAATTCAGACCTTTAAAATTGAGTAGTCctataaataattatagaattAACATAAACATTATTGATGAATAGAAAATTTATGAGAAAAACTATtgtttttcaagttaaaaataaatgaatattaacTAGTATCCGTAAGTGGCAGGGTTAGCAAGAAAATATTGCACTGAAATATTCATTGAAAGCAGTGTGAACTATAATGCATTTCAcgcaagaaaaaagaaaaataaataaaaattccctAAGCGATTCAAAATGAAGTGaatgaataatatatttgatgcatattcaaataggaaaagaattgacttattgatttaattatatctagatttaatctttcttttattattattattatttttaaattgaatgaCACGTAAAACTCTTAATCAAGTCATATTAATCAAATGATAAATTCTAAGtgaaaattgacatattttatttattgcttggatgattaaataaaaatattattcgaTCAAAATCTTTTCCAAAACTTGTTCAACTAtcttaaataatcataaaactaatttaatttagaGTGGTCAAAAAGGTTGtcaaataaaactattttatttgcTTCCTCACATACTAGTTAAAGTGGTCAATAAGGTGGTCGATTTAAATGGAAGACTCCCATGTGAAAGAGTTGTATCGTTGTTGTTACAAAAGATCAATAGTATAAGAGAGGATAAACAAgtgaaaaacatttgaaaatttaatttagagtgtgtttgacactgattttaagaagtgtttttaatatttttaatactaaaaaaataaatatttttaagtgttaaaaatattaaaaatattttttagaatcattgtcaaatgcattcttattaaaatacaaatctctcaaaaatgtatttatattcaCAAGCACAAGTCATCTTAAATAGGATTTCAAATACTGATTATTATGTGTCTAATTATTCTCACAATGATCAAAAgtgataaattttatgaattaatgAAAGTCTATAATTAATATGACATTAGATTCTCCAATatacatgattttaaaaattaatttcatcaaattaaaattcaaattttaataatatatatatgtatgtatataaaggaataataaattataataaagatGGGAAGAATGTCATGTGAAAGTGTGACCTTTACCAGTATAGCACTATATGTTTGACAACTTAAgcaaagaaaatatgataaaataatgtcAACTAGCCAAGAAATTGTAATGAAATCTCCGCAAGTCATTGATAATCTTTTAGGTTTGATTCGGTCATTGTATGAGAAAACAATTTACTAAAATACATAAACATTTTAGGTGGGTTTAATAATTTAGTCATTGCAGACGTCATagtcaaaaacttaaaaataacaaatttgacAAGCTTAAAGAAAGACCATCTAACCATGATCATCATGAAAGTTGAAACCGACTAAGAATATTTTTAGGAGGGATTGATTTGAATATTGCACATGAAGACAATGCACAGTAAACTAATCATAAAAACAATAGAGGCTTGATATAGAATAGCACTTCAAAGattaaaaaactatatattaaaaaatagcaaatgGAGGAAGCTTGCTAGTAAATTCCTTTCAACAACTCTCAGAGCTATCCCATAACTAATCGAGAATCTTTTAAGTTTGATTTAGTcattacatgagaaaatattgtaCTAGAAAAAAATCTTTTAGATGGGTTTTATTTAGTCATTGCTGACATCAtagttcaaaaaaatttaatatagaaaatttgaCAAGTGTACAAAATACCACCTAACCTAAcgtaaatatgaaaattcaaacttactaaaaatattttagaagggCTTGATTTAAACATTGCATAAGAAGACAATACACTATGATCAAATAAAGTAAGAGCAACATAGACGTAATAATagtctaaaaattaaataaaaaaatatatatattaaaagatagCAAATTGAACAAGTTTATCAGCGACCTCCTTCCAACAACTATGAAAGTTTTATAACCACATCATTACTGTACACCTTCCCATTAAGATGACctataacaaaaaaagaaaaaaaaatagaagaaagcaAAGTACACAATAACGTATTTATGCACCAGATTAGATTAGTATAGGAGTTATACGTATTTATGCCAACAAACTTGTAGGTTTTTAAGTgggtttaatttaattattgcaacaaaaaccaaaaaaagaaaatgaaaagaaaaaggcatgCCAAGTGCATGATATTATGTAGAATATATCGTgatgaaagaatttttaagtATCAAGtgtttcttaataaaatattataaattttcaataattgatGAGATTAAAATGACATTATctatgtatttttgttttcttataaaattaattattcatatgaaaattatgattctaattttttaaatgttatctaaaaaattttaaaccatctatgtgctataattaaaaaattgttattgtcACTTCTCCTATTGGGTATCAATGTTTTACAAGAGTGCGTATTCCTTGTCCTTTGGAGAACACCAAGCATGGGAATGCTAGTAAGTAattagaaaaatgcatttaaaaacAATACCACTAccttaaaacaataaaaagtagACAAGCAAATATGATTCGGAATGGGAAGAATCCCATGTGAAAGACTTATATCGTTGTTGTTACAAAAGATCAACAACACAGGAAAtgataaacaaatgaaaaacaattgaaattcatttgaatttaatttagagtgtgtttgataatgattatgagaagtgtttttaatatttttaatatttgaaaaataaatattttcaagtattaaaaattttaaaaacacttctcagAATCATTGCTAAACgcagtcttattaaaaataaaatttccctataatgtatttatatttacaaGCAAAAGTCATCTTATATGGGATTTCAAACACCGATTATTATGTGTCTAATTATTCTCACAATGATCAAAAgtgataaattttatgaattaataaaaatctataattaATATGACATTAGATTCTCcaatatacataattttaaaaattaaattcctcaaataaaaattcaaaatttaataatatatatatatgtatgcatataaaggaataataaattataataaagatGGGAAGAATGTCATGTGAAAGTGTGACCTTTACCAGTATAGCACTAAATGTTTGACAACTTAAGccaagaaaatat
This window contains:
- the LOC117909631 gene encoding putative disease resistance protein RGA4 isoform X2, translating into MAEQIPFNIIADVLTKLGSLAFRQIGSAFGVAKELTKLTEKLDAIRGVLVDAEKRQEESDGVKAWVRRLKDVVYDADDLLDDFETLQLQRGGVARQVSDFFSSSNQLVFRCKMSHRLKDIKERIDEIVEQMNLLNLVQGNIVQREVESSWRETHSFVLTSEIVGREETKEEIIKSLVSSDNQEILSMVAIVGIGGLGKTTLAQLVYNAETVVQYFEPRIWVCVSDNFDVKSLVKKILKEVCEQDVERLELNGLKNLLHEKISEKRCLLVLDDVWNENSEEWDRLKSLLMVVGRGSKILVTTRHSKVASIMGINSPFLLQGLKDTLAWDLFSKIAFTEEPKKVHPKFVEMGKEIVNMCKGVPLVIKTLGTILRLKPEESHWLSIKNNGNLLSLGAENDNVLSVLRLSYNDLPIYLKPCFTYCALFPKDYEIEKNMLVQLWMAQGYIQTSDVGNQYFKELLSRSLLEVAKKDVDDNISSCKMHDLIHDLAQSIVGSEVLFLKENVEKEKISERVYHVSFFKMSNIHWKDLKHTRTIFILKFDKWTGIDNSICSTTLIPNFKCSRVLSLNQTVAKKIPKSIGKLSHLRYLNLSWCDFKVLPNAITRLYNLQTLKLTGCRKLKEFPKDTRELINLRHLENDWCRSLSYMPCGIGRLTLLESLPLFVIGTGSKVGRLSELKRLNNLRGKLRIEKLGNVRDANVESEEANLGEKQYIESLRLEWSYGEEAQSGEDAESVMVGLRPHRNLKELFITGYEGRVFPSWMMNGGLSCILPNLIKINLESCSGCQILPSFVELPHLKSLNLWLLEKVEYMEYCSSGGPFFPSLEYLRLNCMPKLKELWRRDLSPTHPPSFPRLLELTLRNCDELASLELHSSPLLSKLEIEECHKLTSVLLPHSPLLSSLDIRNCPQLTSLLFSPSPCLEKLYLCKVKEVVLRELMLATASLESVSVESIDDLRSLPDELRQHVSTLQTLKIWDCSRLATIPHWIGNLTSLTELGIRYCPELTSLPQEMRSLTNLHSLSIDYSCGLASLPNWIGSLTSLTDLEIGSCSQFTSLPEELRSLGILKSLTLRDWSGLTMSDWIGSLTSLTDLEIGPCPELTSLPEELRSLRILKSLTIHDWSGLTTLPNWIGNLSSLEKLRISECPKLTSLPEEMRSLTNLHVVEFIHCPYLFERRDQEQPKIAHASSRTFSS
- the LOC117909631 gene encoding putative disease resistance protein RGA3 isoform X1, encoding MAEQIPFNIIADVLTKLGSLAFRQIGSAFGVAKELTKLTEKLDAIRGVLVDAEKRQEESDGVKAWVRRLKDVVYDADDLLDDFETLQLQRGGVARQVSDFFSSSNQLVFRCKMSHRLKDIKERIDEIVEQMNLLNLVQGNIVQREVESSWRETHSFVLTSEIVGREETKEEIIKSLVSSDNQEILSMVAIVGIGGLGKTTLAQLVYNAETVVQYFEPRIWVCVSDNFDVKSLVKKILKEVCEQDVERLELNGLKNLLHEKISEKRCLLVLDDVWNENSEEWDRLKSLLMVVGRGSKILVTTRHSKVASIMGINSPFLLQGLKDTLAWDLFSKIAFTEEPKKVHPKFVEMGKEIVNMCKGVPLVIKTLGTILRLKPEESHWLSIKNNGNLLSLGAENDNVLSVLRLSYNDLPIYLKPCFTYCALFPKDYEIEKNMLVQLWMAQGYIQTSDVGNQYFKELLSRSLLEVAKKDVDDNISSCKMHDLIHDLAQSIVGSEVLFLKENVEKEKISERVYHVSFFKMSNIHWKDLKHTRTIFILKFDKWTGIDNSICSTTLIPNFKCSRVLSLNQTVAKKIPKSIGKLSHLRYLNLSWCDFKVLPNAITRLYNLQTLKLTGCRKLKEFPKDTRELINLRHLENDWCRSLSYMPCGIGRLTLLESLPLFVIGTGSKVGRLSELKRLNNLRGKLRIEKLGNVRDANVESEEANLGEKQYIESLRLEWSYGEEAQSGEDAESVMVGLRPHRNLKELFITGYEGRVFPSWMMNGGLSCILPNLIKINLESCSGCQILPSFVELPHLKSLNLWLLEKVEYMEYCSSGGPFFPSLEYLRLNCMPKLKELWRRDLSPTHPPSFPRLLELTLRNCDELASLELHSSPLLSKLEITECHKLEYMDYCSSGGPFFPSLEYLRLERMPKLKELWRRDLSPTHPPSFPRLLELTLRNCDELASLELHSSPLLSKLNITQCPKLTSLRLPPSPLLSQLYIWYCGDLASLELHSSPLLSKLEIEECHKLTSVLLPHSPLLSSLDIRNCPQLTSLLFSPSPCLEKLYLCKVKEVVLRELMLATASLESVSVESIDDLRSLPDELRQHVSTLQTLKIWDCSRLATIPHWIGNLTSLTELGIRYCPELTSLPQEMRSLTNLHSLSIDYSCGLASLPNWIGSLTSLTDLEIGSCSQFTSLPEELRSLGILKSLTLRDWSGLTMSDWIGSLTSLTDLEIGPCPELTSLPEELRSLRILKSLTIHDWSGLTTLPNWIGNLSSLEKLRISECPKLTSLPEEMRSLTNLHVVEFIHCPYLFERRDQEQPKIAHASSRTFSS